A genomic segment from Chanos chanos chromosome 2, fChaCha1.1, whole genome shotgun sequence encodes:
- the bcl2l10 gene encoding bcl-2-like protein 10 — MSCWLKDETLVLAEDYIDFCNGIQRTPPSESAQAMRHLAKEMEQQHQSKFRSLSQTFLDTCGSDPSACLRRVMVELVGDGKLNWGRVVSLFTFTGVLASELFSRGEDKLCCRKLAETIADYLGREKRDWLVENEGWEGFCKFFRSASEANQVESSVKTALFAAAGVGIAGLTFLLVR, encoded by the exons ATGTCCTGTTGGTTGAAGGATGAGACTCTGGTGTTGGCAGAAGACTACATCGACTTCTGCAACGGAATCCAACGGACACCTCCCAGCGAGTCAGCTCAAGCCATGAGACACTTGGCCAAGGAGATGGAGCAGCAGCATCAGTCCAAGTTCCGCTCCCTCTCCCAAACGTTCCTGGACACCTGCGGCTCGGATCCAAGCGCCTGTCTTAGGAGAGTGATGGTGGAACTTGTAGGGGATGGAAAGCTAAACTGGGGGAGGGTCGTGTCCCTCTTCACTTTTACGGGAGTGCTGGCCAGTGAACTGTTTTCCAGGGGAGAGGATAAATTGTGCTGTCGGAAGTTGGCGGAAACCATAGCCGACTATTTAGGAAGGGAAAAACGAGATTGGCTTGTGGAAAACGAGGGCTGG gaggGTTTCTGTAAATTTTTCCGCAGTGCATCAGAAGCGAACCAGGTGGAGTCGTCGGTGAAGACAGCTCTTTTTGCGGCCGCTGGGGTTGGCATTGCCGGCCTCACATTTCTCCTGGTGCGCTGA
- the gnb5b gene encoding guanine nucleotide-binding protein subunit beta-5b, which translates to MCDQTFLAATFGPCDNCSANRPLMNIYLKNEPINYCSLCVELMACQGLAPGETLASLKTESENLKVKLEEERAKLHDVELHQVAEKVEALGQFVMKTRRTLKGHGNKVLCTDWCRDKRRIVSSSQDGKVIVWDAYTTNKEHAVTMPCTWVMACAYAPSGCAIACGGLDNKCSVYPLSLDKNENLAAKKKSVAMHTNYLSACSFTNSDMQILTSSGDGTCALWDVESGQLLQSFHGHTADVLTLDLGPSETSNIFISGGCDKKANVWDMRSGQNIQSFETHDSDINAVKFYPSGDAFASGSDDATCRLFDLRADREVAIYSKESIIFGASSVDFSLSGRLLFAGYNDYTINVWDVLKGTRVAILFGHENRVSTVRVSPDGTAFCSGSWDNTLRIWA; encoded by the exons ATGTGTGACCAGACATTCTTGGCCGCTACTTTCGGCCCTTGCGACAACTGTAGCGCGAACAGACCTTTGATGAACATCTACTTGAAGAATGAACCCATCAATTACTGCTCGCTATGTGTGGAGCTG ATGGCTTGCCAGGGATTAGCCCCGGGCGAGACGTTGGCATCACTGAAGACTGAATCGGAGAACCTGAAAGtgaagctggaggaggagagagccaAATTACACGATGTTGAGC tgcatCAGGTGGCGGAGAAGGTGGAGGCACTGGGGCAGTTTGTGATGAAGACGCGGAGAACGCTGAAGGGACACGGCAATAAGGTGCTCTGTACGGACTGGTGCAGAGACAAAAGACGAATCGTCAGCTCCTCGCAG GATGGAAAAGTGATCGTTTGGGATGCTTATACAACCAATAAG GAGCACGCAGTGACCATGCCATGTACCTGGGTGATGGCCTGTGCCTATGCCCCCTCTGGTTGCGCAATTGCTTGTGG gggcCTGGACAACAAGTGTTCTGTGTACCCTCTGTCTCTGGACAAGAACGAGAACCTGGCAGCCAAGAAGAAGTCTGTGGCCATGCACACAAACTATCTGTCGGCCTGCAGTTTCACCAACTCTGACATGCAG ATTCTGACGTCCAGCGGGGACGGTACCTGCGCTCTGTGGGACGTGGAGAGCGGACAGCTGCTTCAGAGTTTCCACGGTCACACTGCCGACGTCCTCACTCTCGACCTGGGTCCCTCTGAGACGAGCAACATCTTCATCTCGGGC ggcTGTGACAAGAAGGCCAACGTGTGGGACATGCGATCCGGCCAGAACATTCAGTCCTTTGAAACCCATGATTCAGATATCAACGCCGTCAA ATTCTATCCCAGCGGAGATGCTTTCGCGTCAGGTTCGGATGACGCTACG tgtcgTCTTTTTGATCTGCGGGCTGATCGCGAGGTGGCTATCTATTCCAAAGAGAGTATCATATTTGGAGCCTCCAGCGTAGACTTCTCCCTCAGTG GCCGGCTGCTCTTTGCTGGGTACAACGACTACACCATAAATGTGTGGGATGTGCTGAAAGGCACCAGAGTGGCCATTCTGTTTGGGCATGAGAACCGGGTCAGTACCGTGCGTGTCTCTCCAGACGGCACGGCTTTCTGCTCTGGATCCTGGGACAACACCCtcagg atCTGGGCCTGA